Below is a genomic region from Desulfurobacterium atlanticum.
GATGCTTTTTTGAAGGCAATATCAAAGATTCCTCTTCTTTCACGGGAGGAAGAGCTTGAGTATGCCAGAAGGGCTAAAGAGGGAGACCAGGAAGCTTTAAAAAAGCTCGTTGAATCAAACCTAAGGTTTGTGGTTAGTGTGGCTAAAAAGTATTTAGGTTGCGGTTTACCTTTACACGATTTAATTGCTGAAGGTATTCTTGGACTTATTGAAGCTGCAAGACGATTTGACCCTGATAAGGGTGTGAAGTTTATTTCCTACGCTGTTTGGTGGATTAGACAATCAATTATGCAGGCTCTTGCTCAGCAGACTGGCGCTGTTAAAATACCTGTTAAGCAGGCTGTCCTTGTTAATAAAATTACAAGGTCGTATGGTGAGCTTCTTAAAAAGCTTGGAAGGGAACCTAAAACAGAAGAGCTTGCTGAATATCTCGGTATGGATGCAAAAGATATTGAAAGGTTGTTAAGTGTCTGTCAGGTACCTCTTTCTCTTGATACGCCGGTTGGAGACGAAGAAGATACAACTTTTAAAGATTTTCTTAAAGGAGAAGGAACAGCAGAGGTAGAAGAGAAAGTTGTTCAGGAAGAACTTCGCCACAGTATAGAAGAGATGCTTGAGCAGTTAACTCCTCAGGAGAAGCGGATAATAATAATGCGTTTTGGTCTTGACGGAAACGATCCTAAAACCTTGAGAGAGATAGGAGAAAAACTTGGTATTTCAAGAGAAAGGGTTAGGCAGCTTGAGACAAGAGCCAAGAAGAAGATGAAAGAGTACGCTTTAAAAAGAAAATTGAATGTATTTTTAAACTGACGGGGAAATTTCCCTGTCAGTTTCTGGAACAAATGATGGATAAGTGGTTGTTTTTCTCCATTCTTGCTCTTTTATTCTGGGGATTGTGGGGTTTTTTCCCGAAGGTTGCGTCAAACTATATTTCGCCTGAAAGTATACTTGTTTATCAAACATTAGGTTGTTTATCAGTTGTTATTCTCTTATTTTTTCTGCCAGAATTTGAGATGGAATTTAATTTTAAAGGGATTCTTTTTTCATTTTTGGGAGGTGTGGCTGGTACTTTAGGTTCTCTATTCTTCCTTTATGCTGTTAAAACTGGAAAACTTTCGGTTGTTATTACAATAACAGCACTTTATCCGATGATTACTATTTTTCTTGCCGTTTTACTTCTTAAAGAAAATCTTTCATTAAAGCAAGTAGTAGGTATTATCTTTGCTTTAGTTTCAATTGTATTAATTGCTGGCGGGGAGTAATCCAACTGCTTTTTTTAGCTTTTTGACTTCTTCATCATTTAAAAATCTATACTCTCCTTTTGGAAGTTTGCCTAATTTAAGTGTTCCGAAGGATATTCTTTTAAGATAGATTACTGGGTTGCCGACTTTTTTTAACATTCTTTTTATCTGATGGTACTTCCCTTCGGTTATTTCTATTTCAATCTCTGAAGTGTTTTCATGTACTTTTATAACTTTTACCTTTGCCGGTTTACTAATAAAGTCTCCGAGTTTTACTCCTTTTTCAAGTAAGTTTTTGCTGTTTTCGGATAATTTCCCTTCAATTACAACATAGTATCGCTTGGGAACTTTCCATTTTGGGTGGGTAAGCCTGTGAGCAAGCTCTCCGTCGTTTGTTATAAACAATAATCCTTCTGTATCTTTGTCAAGCCTGCCTACAGGAAAGAGTTTTTCAAAGCGGGGAACATCGCTTATAAGCTCCATTACAGTTGCTTCTTTATCTTTTGTTGATGTTATGTATCCTGCCGGCTTGTGCAGTATAAGGTAGATATCTTTTATATGGATTACAGGTTCACCGTTAACTTCTATCTTTTCCTTTTCCGGATCAACTTTAAATCCAGGATCTTTAATTTGTTCCCCGTTTACTGTAACAGTTCCTTTTTTTATTAGATATTTTACTTCTTTTCTTGTTCCAAATCCCGATTCTGAAAGAAGCTTATCAAGTCGCAATTTAGAAGCCATAACCTAACCTTCTTAGGTAATCTACTCTGTTTCTCCAGTCTTCTTTCACTTTTACCCATAACCTTAAATAAACTTTCTTTCCCAGTATCTGTTCAAGTTCCTGTCTTGCAAGCGTTCCTATCTTTTTCAATTTTTGTCCATTTTTCCCGATTATAATCGCCTTCTGTGATGGCCTTTCAACTATTATGTCTGCGTCTATAACCAGCATATCAGGATTTCTGTCTCCCGGTTCAATGCTTACAACATTTACCGTAACTGCATGGGGAATTTCTTGAGATGTTAGAAGCATGACTTTTTCTCTTATTATTTCTGCCACATACTGTTCAATCGGCATATCGGTTATCATGTTATCTTCGTAATATTTTGGACCTTCTGGTAGGTTTTCAACAATAAGGTCAAGCAATCTATCAAGATTTGAACCTTTTGCTGCTGATATAGGAATAATCTCATCTACGAAAGGAAATTCTTTATGAATTTCCTCTATTAAAGGAAGTAGTTCCTCTTTAGGTACACCATCTATTTTATTTATTACCACGAAAACTTTTGTTTCTTTTCTTTTCTCTTTACCTATTTTTTCAAGGATTTTCCTATCCGCAGGAGTAAGTCCTGCTCTTGCGTCAATCAGAAAAAGAATAACATCTGCATCTGGAATAACGCTGAATGCAACTTCATTCATGTATCTGTTAAGTTCAAATTTTTCTTTATGAATCCCTGGAGTGTCAAGAAAAACTATCTGTCCGTTTTTAAGATGCTTTACTCCGACGATTCTGTGCCTTGTTGTCTGGGGTCTGTCTGTTACTATTGCAACTTTGGTTCCAAGCAGACTATTTAGAAGGGTAGATTTACCAACGTTTGGCCTTCCAAGTATGGCTACGTATCCGGATTTAAAACTGCTTTCACTCAAAACTTCCTCCGTTTTCATTCAGTAAAATTGTTTTCACATCTAATTTAATCTGTTTTTGAAGCTCTTCAATAGAGTTAAACTTTTTCTCTTTTCTGATAAACTTTAGAAACTCAATTTCCGGTTTTTCATATTTCAAATCCTTGAAATTTCTGTTTAATATGTGGACTTCAAGAAGTTCCTCTTTTCCATCAACTGTGGGCCTTACTCCAAAGTTTGCTGCTCCGAGGAGCTTTTTACCGTTAGCTTTAGCATAAACTTTGTAAACACCGTAAGGGAGAAGTAGTTTTTTAGCAGGTTTTATGTTTATTGTTGGGAATCCCAACTTTTTTCCAAGTCCCTTTCCTTTTACTTTGTTCCCTGTGGTAAAAAAAGGAAAACCTAAAAGAAAATTGGCTTTTTCTATATCTCCTCTGTTTAAAAGCTCTTTTATCCATGAAGTGCTGATTTTTCTTCCGTTGTGTTTTAGTGGTTTAACCTCTACTACTTTGATTTTATATATCTCTCCAAGTTTTTTTGCCTTCTCTACGTCTCCTTCTCTTCCCTTTCCAAATCTCCAGTCGCTACCGACCACAATGGTGGTATATCCGTTCTTTTTTAAAAACTGGAAAAATTCTTGAGCAGATAGATTTTTTATCTTATTAAAAGGAACAAGGCTAAGTTTGATTTTAAATCTTGTTGCGATGGTTTTTCTTTCTTCAAGGGTAAAAAGAGAGGGGTTATCACCGCTTTCAGGAAATAGAATGGATAGGATTTCGGGATTTTTAAACTTTTTTACTTCCTGTATCAGTTTTTGATGTCCTTTGTGGAAACTTTCAAATTTTCCTATTGTGCAGGATTTCTCTTGCAATCTTCTCTCCTGAACTTGTGCCTATTCTATCTGCTCCAAGATTTATAAATTTTAAAGCGTCTTTAAATGTTCTAATACCACCTGATGCTTTCACTTTTGCTTTTCCTTTAGCTATCTCCTTTAAAAGTTTTACATCTTCTTCGGTAGCTCCGTATTTTCCATAACCGGTGGATGTTTTAAGGTAGTCCCATCCGTTTTCAACGGCAATTTTCCCTGCAATTTTTTTCTCTTCGTCTATTAAATAGCAGCATTCTAAAATAAGTTTAATTATAAATCCGTCTGTAATCTTTCTTATCTCTTTTAGCTCTTCCTCAACTTTCTCCCAGTTTCTTTCTTTAACTGCGGAGATGTTAAGAACTATGTCCAGTTCTTTTGCTCCTTCCGTTATGCTCTGTTCTATTTCAAAAAGAATTGAGCTGAACGTTACAGAGTTTAATGGAAAAGCTATAACAGTTGCGATTTTTTCAGAAGGCAGGAAAGAGACAGCAGTTTTTATGTGTTTTGGAAATATGCAAAGAGTTGCAAATCCGTAAGATTTAACAGCTTCACACCCTTTTATAACCTCATATTCTGTTGATGTTGGTTTTAAAATTGAGTGGTCAATCTTTGATAGTATCTCTTCAGGTTTCATCATTTTTCTCCTGCGGTTTTTTGCTAAAATCTATTTTAATCTTTTTGGGGAAGTTTAGTTGCGGAAATTTCTGAAAACTGTGTTATTAGTGTTAACTTTTTCCTTTTTCGGTGGATTGGCATATTCGGGAACCTCTGATATTTCAAAAAAGCAGCTTCTTGATTATTTTTCTACAGAAATTGCTCTTTTAAAACTCCCGCTTTCTTTTGATATTTTGTGGTCCTCTTACGGGAAGTTTTCTGTTAAAAATGTCAACGGTACAGAAGATATTAAGACCTTTTCTCTTGGAAGGTTTGATATAGAGTATCTTGGTGACAATGTTTTTAATGTTCAGCTTTATTTTGTGTTAACTTGCGATAATGAAACTTACAGTAATAGGGTTTCCCTTAACTTTTTTGACGGTGGGAGTTTTGTGGTTTTTAAGACGGATAACGGAAAAATAAAGTTTAAACTTCCTGATGAGATTGTTGAGTTGCACCAGATAGATAAAGGTTTCAGGATTTACCGTTATTTTCCCGAGGAGACATTTGAGATACCTGTAAAAAATGGAGAAGTCTTTCTTAAGGTAAGAAAGAAGAGGTAAGTTGTGGGCTATGATATTTATATTTCTCAAAAACCGATAGATGGCAGAGAGATTGTTTCTATAGATGGAATGGAAGTTGTTAAGCCTGTTCAGATTCATAGTTCCATAGTTGTATTTGCCGGTAGAAGGTATCAAGAAGGAAAAAAAGGGGATGCAATAGTTACAGACTCAAAAAACTTGTGGGTGGGAGTTTTGACGGCAGATTGTTATTCTATTTTCATTATTGCAGAAAGGATGGTGGCTGCTGTTCATGCTGGGTGGCGTGGAACACTTAAGGGTATAACGTTTAAAACCATCAAATATATTCAGACATTTTCCGAAGTAGAGAAAGTGGTTGTAGGACCTGGTATATGCAGGAATTGTTATGAGGTTGGTTATGATGTTTTTAAACTTTTCCCCCGAACCGTGCAAAGTAAAATTTTTACCAGAAAATCGGATGAAAAATTTCTCCTTGATTTAAAAGAGGCAAATATGATTCAGATTCGTTCTGCAGGAGTTAAGGTTGTTGAAGATTTAAATTTCTGCACAGTTTGCAATAATGACAGGTTTTACTCTTACAGGAAAGAGGTGACAGATAAACGTATTCTTTCGGCTATAAGGTTAATTTAAGGTGAGGCCGTTTGAAAAATGGCTATGAACTTTAAGAGATCCTTCGGGCTTTACCCTCAGGATGACTTTCTTCGTCATTCTGAGGCTGCTTTGCAGCCGAAGAATCTCAATACCTTTTAGAAACAAATGAGAATTTTCAAACACTCTCAATTTAAGGTTGTATTATTCTTTTTTCTTCCTTACAATTTTACCGTTAAACTGTTCTGTTAGAGGTAGGTATGAATTCTGTTTTAAGAAATATGAAACCGTATCCAATGGATGAACTTGTAAAAGCTAAAGAGCTTTTAAAGAAAGACGGGAAAAAAATTTACGATTTTGGAACAGGAGATCCTAAAGAGCCGACAGCACCTTTTATAAGGGAAGCTGTGAAAACCGCAATTCCTGAAGTGTCACAGTATCCTACTGTAAAGGGTAGAAAAGATTTAAGGGAAGCTATATCTTCCTGGTTTAAAAGGAGATTTGATGTTGAGCTTGACAGTGAAAAGGAGATAATTCCGTCAGCAGGTTCAAAGGAGGCGATATTTCACTTTCCTCTTGTTTTTATAGATGCTGATTCGGATAAGAAAAGGGTGATTTTTGGAACTCCTGCTTATCCTGTGTATGAAAGGGGAACTCTTTTCGCCCAGGGTATTCCTACTTCTTATACTTTAAAATATGAGGAAGGGTTTCTTCTTCGTCTTGATAAAATGCCTGAAGAGATTTTAAAAGAGACGAAAATTGTATGGCTTAACTATCCTCACAATCCCACAGGTGCAACGGCTCCACTTTCATACTTTGAAGATATGTACCAGATATGTAGAGAGTATGACATAATAATGTGCTCTGATGAATGTTACACTGAAATATATTTTGAAGAAAAACCGCCCTCTGCTTTGCAGGTGGGGAAGGAAAATGTGGTTGTTTTTCATTCTCTTTCAAAGAGAAGCGGAATGACAGGTTATAGAAGTGGTTTTGTCGCAGGGGATAGCAGGATTATTCAGGAGTATTTACGTTTTCGCTCCTCTTTCGGAGTTGGTTCTCCTGACTTTATTCAGGTAGGAGCAAGAGAAGCATGGAAAGATGAAAGTCATGTGGAGGAGAGACGTCTTATTTTCAGAAAGAAGAAAGAGATATTTGAAAAGTTTTTTAAAGAGGAAGGGTTTGAGTTTCTTGATGTGAAGGCTTCGTTTTACTTTTGGGTGAAGGTGCCTTTTGGTTTAACTTCAAAGGATTATGCGTTTCATCTGCTAAAATACGGTATAGTTGTGTCACCGGGAGAGTTTTTTGGTTCTGGTGGTGAAGGATTTTTTAGAATTGCTCTTGTTCCTTCTGTTGATGAGTGTGAAGAGGCTGTTAGTGTATGGAGAGAAGCGAACAGAGAAATTGCGAGGAGAAGAAGTTGAATTTAAGAAGTTCCCGCAGGAAGCCTATTGTTCAGATTATACTTTCTCCGATTCTTGACCTTACCTTAATGCTTGTGATTTTTCTCGCTGTAAGCACTGAGTTTATGTCAGGTGGTGAAATTAAGATAAGGGTGCCTAAAGGTGGTGCTCCTATAAATTATAGAGAGAGCAGAAATGTTAACAAAATTCTTATAGATAAATGGGGAAAAATATTTTTTAAAGGGAAGACCTATACCGATATTTCCAGAGTATTACCTCTTCTTGATAGAAATGCCCGTGTTTATGTTAGAGCTGACAGAGAAACACCTTATATGTATGTCTTTCAGGTAATAGATGGTTTGCGAAAAGGCGGGATAACAGCTATTTCTCTTGTAGGAGAAAGGACAGGAAAATGAAAATAAGATTTTACTCCTCTTCATCAGAAGAAACTGAAAAGATAGGAGTGCTGATAGGACAGGTTTTGCCTCCAGGTAGCGTTGTTCTCCTTGAAGGAGATATTGGCTGCGGTAAGACATGTTTTACAAGAGGAATTGTGGCTGGAAGAGGTTTAGATAGGGAAGAAGTTTCAAGTCCTTCTTTTACGATAATTCAGGAGTATGGGGATGTTATTCATATAGACTTGTACAGATTAGAGGATGAAGAGGATATTTTTGGTGTAGGATTGGAAGATTATCTCTACGAGAATAATCGGATAAAGGTTATTGAGTGGCCTCAAAAGATTGGAGAGATTTTTGAAGATTTTCCTTTCCCTGTAATTAAAGTAAGATGCTTTTATAAGGGTGATGGAAGAGTTTTTGAATTGGAAGGAGATGAAAATTTGGTAAAAAGTATAAAGAAAAATCTTTTAAGTGGAGGCGTTGATGTCAAGGATAGTTGATGTAAAGGCGAGAGAGATTCTTGATTCAAGGGGAAATCCTACTGTTGAGGTTGAGGTTTTACTTGAGTCTGGTGCAACTGGAATAGCTGCTGTTCCAAGTGGTGCTTCTACCGGTGAGAAGGAAGCGCTTGAGCTTAGGGATAAGGATCCGAAAAGATATCTTGGAAAAGGTGTTTTAAAGGCTGTTAAAAATGTTAATGAAGAGATAGCACCTGCTCTTATAGGTCTTGAGTCAACAGATCAGACAAACATAGACAGATTGATGATAGAGCTTGACGGAACTGAAAATAAGAGCCGTTTCGGGGCAAATGCCATTCTTGGTGTTTCTATGGCTGTGTGTAGGGCTTCTGCTGTGGAGCTTGATTTACCGCTATTTAGATACATAGGCGGTGTTAATGCTAAAGAGCTTCCTGTTCCGATGATGAATATTTTAAACGGTGGTGCCCATGCAGATAACAACGTGGATATTCAGGAATTTATGATAATGCCGGTTGGAGGAGAAAGTTTCTCTGAAGCTTTGAGAATGGGTGTTGAAATATACCACACCCTTAAAAAGGTTTTAAAAGGTATGGGACATTCTACGAATGTTGGTGATGAAGGTGGTTTTGCTCCAAATCTTTCTTCAAATGAGGAAGCCATACAGGTGATAATGAAAGCTATTGAAGATGCCGGATATACTCCAGGTGAAGATGTTATGCTTGCCCTTGATGCTGCTTCTTCTGAATTTTATAAAGGTAATGGTGTTTATGAGCTTGAAGGTGAGGGAAAAACTTTTGACAGGGAAGGTTTAATAGACTTTTACAAGGAACTTGTTGAAAAGTATCCTATTATAAGCATTGAGGATGGTATGGCTGAGGATGATTATGAAGGCTGGAAACTTTTAACTGCATCTCTTGGTAATCGTGTTCAGCTTGTAGGAGATGATGTTTTTGTTACAAATACAGAGCTTCTCTCTCTTGGTATAAAGGACGGATTTGCCAACTCTATTCTTATAAAGCTCAACCAGATTGGAACCGTTACTGAAACGCTTGATGCCATTGAGATGGCTAAAAGAGCCAATTACACAACCGTTATTTCTCATCGTTCAGGTGAGACAGAAGATTCTTTTATTGCTGATCTTGCTGTTGCTGTGAATGCCGGTCAGATAAAAACTGGAGCGCCTGCAAGAAGTGAAAGAAATGCAAAGTATAATCAGCTTTTAAGAATAGAAGATATTTTAAATGGCAATGCAGTGTTTAAAGGAATGGATGTTTTTTACAATCTTTAACTGAAGTTGTGGCAGGGTTATCTCCCTGCCTTTCTTTTTTTCTTCTGAATCAGTTTCTGTCCATGGTTTATTAGCATGTGAATGGTTTTTCTGTTCTTTTTGTAAAAAACAAGAAGGTCCCTTGCAAGAAGTATTACCGAGAAAATTTGAAGTGTCTTCTTTAGTTTTACAGTTTTACGCATATTCACCTTCTGTAAAAGTTATTTTTGAACCTGTTGCAGTTTTTTCAACTTTAATAATTTTATCACCTGCTACTTCAAGTTCAGGGTCGTGAGTTACTATTATCATCTGAGGTATTTTTCCTTTAAGTTCCATTAAGATATTAGCAAGTTCCCTTTTTCTTTCTTCATCAAGGTGGATTGTAGGTTCATCAAGAATAAGCAACTCAAAGGCTGACATGAATTTTCGTGCCAGGGCAAAGCGAAGAGCAAGGGCAAAGGCGACTTTCTGGCCTCCTGAAAGCTGGTCAAGGGTTATACTGCCTCTGTTTGCTGTTCCAAATTTAACAGTTAAATCTTCTTCTATACCTATTTCATTAAACTCAAAATTAAACTCTTCAAATAGAGTTTTACATATTTTTGAAATTTCAGGGAGCAATTGTTCTCTTAGTTTTACTATAAAGCCTGTGGCAGGATTAAAACCGTCTGCGATTTCTTTAATGATGTCATGAGTGCTTTTTAGAGCTTTTATTTTTTCAACAGTTTTTTCTATATGTTTTATCTCTTCTTCTATCTCTTTTAGTTGTTTCTCTTTCTGGATTACTGCTCCTTTTTTGCGGTTGTGTTCACTTTTCAGTTTTTCTGTTCTTGATTCAATTTCTGCTAAGCTGTTTTTTACAGTTTCGTGGTGTTTGCTGTTGTAACCTACCTTTTCTATCTCTTTTTCAGTAAATCTTAACTTTGCAAGCGTATTTTTAAGTTCTTCGTTAAGTTCTTTTATTTCTTTTTTTATTTTATCTTCCCTTTTTATCTCTGTTTCCATCTTTGTAGCAGTTTTTTCAAGTGCTTCAAGGTTGTTTATCTCACTTTTAAGCTCTGTTGCAGTTGAGATATTTATTGAGTAGGTGTCTTTTGTTCTTTTAATTTCACTGTGAATTGTGGAAATTACTTTCTCAATTTCCTCTTTCCTTTTTAAAAGTAGCCTGATATCTGCTTTTTTTAAATTTTCTTTCTCTCGTTCAATCTCCTCTTTAAGTTGTTTTAAATACTCCTTTTCCTTTGATATTTCTGTTTCAAGAGTTGTCTTTTCTGTTTTCAGTTTTTCATATCTATTTTTGATATCAAGATATTCATTTTCGGAAAAGCCGATTTTCTCTATTTCGGTTCTAAGTTCTTCAACACTTTTTTCTTCTGACTTTAAATCTTCTTCAAGAGATTTTATCTTTTCAGAAATGGTCAGGCTTTCCTTTATCTTTTCATCAATCATTTTAAGTCTCTCTTTTGCTTTTTCAATCTTTTCCTTTATCTCAACCAGTTTCCTTTTGTTTTCTTTTATGAAATTTTCAGATTCTTTGAGTAACTCTTCCTTTCGTTCAGGTGATAGGGGGGTTTCACATATTGGACAGACGGGTTTATTTGAGTTTTGTAGTTTTTCTATTCTTTCTTTATGCTCTTTCAGTTTTTCCTTTAGAGAAAGTCCTGAATCTCTTAATTGCTGAATTAGTTCTTCCGTTTCATTTTTCTCTTTTTCAAGAGAAGTTATATCCGAGCAGCTGAGTTTTTTCAGTTTTTCTTTTAGGATTTCTGCTCTTTTAGTGTGAAGCAACAATTTCTGCTTTAGATTGCTGTATTTCTCTTTTTTCTCTTCTAAAATTTTAATTTTCTCTTCAAGTTTTTTAGTGCTGTTCTCTTCCTCTCCTGTTATTTTCTGATAGCTACTGAGTTTTTCTTTTAAAAGTTTTTCCCTGTTTTTTATCTCTTCTGATAGTTTTTCTATTTTTCTCTCTGTTTTTCTGTAATTTTCTATCTCAATGGAAATATTCTGCAACTTTTGATTTTCTGTTTTTAACACCTGAACTTTTTCATCTATCTTTTTAAGTGCTGGAAGTAAACTTAGTTTCTCTTTTATTTCTGGAAGCTCTTTTTTAAGTATTTCAATGCTTTTTAGCTCCTTTTCTTTCGTTTTTAAATTTTTTTCAAGTCTTTCTATTTGAGAAATCAGCAACGCTTTTTCTCTGTTTAGAGATTTAACTTTAATTTTCTTTTTTTCAAATTCCTGAAACAGGAGCTGTTGCTCTTTTAAAAGCTTTTCAAGGTTTTCTATTTTTTCTACTTCCTCTTTTATAGTTTTCTTTAAATGGACTATCTCATTTTTTAGGTTTTCCTTCTTTTCCTTCAACTTTTCCAGCTGTTCGATGTGATACTCATATTTCTTAAGTTCTGCTTTTATTCTGTTCAGGAAAGTCTTTATAACCTCGTTTTTTTCTTTTATCTCTTCCAGACCAAATAATCGGTTTAGAATTTCTCTTCTTGCTTTCGGTGTGCCTTCAAGGAAAGTTACAAGCTCTCCCTGCGGAACGTAGATGGTATTTCTAAAAGTTTCAGGATTTAATCCGACACTTTCTCTTAAGTACTCTTCAGATACTTTTACTCCTTTTGCTACCAGTTTACCGTTTTTTCTGATTTCCACCTGCTGAGAGCCTTTAGGTGTTAATTTTCTCTCTATTGTATAGATATGGTTGTTCATTACAAAGTCTATTGAGAGAGTGGCAGAAGTGCTGTTTCTGTTTATAAGGTTAATAAGATTTTTCTTTCCAAAGACAATGTCTTCCCCAAATAGGGAGAAAAATATTCCCCTTAAAATACTTGTTTTCCCGGACGCATTTTCACCTATTATTACGTAGGATGTGTCTGAAAAGTTTATCGTTGTATCTGTGTGAGAAAGGAAGTTTTTTAGGGAAAGGTTTCTTAATCTGAGCATCTTTTCTCCAGAAATTTAGGGTGGCTTTTTGCCACCCTATCTAAAGATTACTTTTTATCTCTTTTAGGGGCAAGAATCATAAACATATCTCTGCCTTCTTTCTTGGGCTTCCTTTCTATCTCACCTATATCTTCAACAGCTTTGTATATTTTATCAAGCTGGGCATAGCCAAGTTCAAGATGTGCCTGTTCCCTTCCTCTAAACATAATAACGACTTTTACTTTGTTTCCTTTTTCAAGGAAACGCCTTGCCTGTTTTATCCTTACATTTATGTCGTGTTCGTCGGTTCTTGGTCTTAGCTTAATCTCTTTCACTTCAATAACTTTCTGTTTCTTTTTTGCTTCCTGGGCCTTTTTCTGCTGCTGATACTTGTACTTTCCGTAGTCCATAATTCTGCAGACAGGTGGGTTTGCGTTTGGGGCAACTTCTACAAGGTCAAGTCCGTGCTCTTTAGCAAGCTGAAGAGCTTTTAAAGTTGGCATAGCACCAAGCTTCTCTCCGTCAGGTCCGATGACAAGAACCTCTTTTGCCCTTATAGCTTCATTAACCCTTGTTTTTTCTACTTTCTTACTTATGACTCCCTCCTTCAAATTTTGTTTTCTATTTCAGATTTAAGTTTGTTTATAAACTCATCAAGTTTTAATG
It encodes:
- the eno gene encoding phosphopyruvate hydratase, whose protein sequence is MSRIVDVKAREILDSRGNPTVEVEVLLESGATGIAAVPSGASTGEKEALELRDKDPKRYLGKGVLKAVKNVNEEIAPALIGLESTDQTNIDRLMIELDGTENKSRFGANAILGVSMAVCRASAVELDLPLFRYIGGVNAKELPVPMMNILNGGAHADNNVDIQEFMIMPVGGESFSEALRMGVEIYHTLKKVLKGMGHSTNVGDEGGFAPNLSSNEEAIQVIMKAIEDAGYTPGEDVMLALDAASSEFYKGNGVYELEGEGKTFDREGLIDFYKELVEKYPIISIEDGMAEDDYEGWKLLTASLGNRVQLVGDDVFVTNTELLSLGIKDGFANSILIKLNQIGTVTETLDAIEMAKRANYTTVISHRSGETEDSFIADLAVAVNAGQIKTGAPARSERNAKYNQLLRIEDILNGNAVFKGMDVFYNL
- a CDS encoding AAA family ATPase, coding for MLRLRNLSLKNFLSHTDTTINFSDTSYVIIGENASGKTSILRGIFFSLFGEDIVFGKKNLINLINRNSTSATLSIDFVMNNHIYTIERKLTPKGSQQVEIRKNGKLVAKGVKVSEEYLRESVGLNPETFRNTIYVPQGELVTFLEGTPKARREILNRLFGLEEIKEKNEVIKTFLNRIKAELKKYEYHIEQLEKLKEKKENLKNEIVHLKKTIKEEVEKIENLEKLLKEQQLLFQEFEKKKIKVKSLNREKALLISQIERLEKNLKTKEKELKSIEILKKELPEIKEKLSLLPALKKIDEKVQVLKTENQKLQNISIEIENYRKTERKIEKLSEEIKNREKLLKEKLSSYQKITGEEENSTKKLEEKIKILEEKKEKYSNLKQKLLLHTKRAEILKEKLKKLSCSDITSLEKEKNETEELIQQLRDSGLSLKEKLKEHKERIEKLQNSNKPVCPICETPLSPERKEELLKESENFIKENKRKLVEIKEKIEKAKERLKMIDEKIKESLTISEKIKSLEEDLKSEEKSVEELRTEIEKIGFSENEYLDIKNRYEKLKTEKTTLETEISKEKEYLKQLKEEIEREKENLKKADIRLLLKRKEEIEKVISTIHSEIKRTKDTYSINISTATELKSEINNLEALEKTATKMETEIKREDKIKKEIKELNEELKNTLAKLRFTEKEIEKVGYNSKHHETVKNSLAEIESRTEKLKSEHNRKKGAVIQKEKQLKEIEEEIKHIEKTVEKIKALKSTHDIIKEIADGFNPATGFIVKLREQLLPEISKICKTLFEEFNFEFNEIGIEEDLTVKFGTANRGSITLDQLSGGQKVAFALALRFALARKFMSAFELLILDEPTIHLDEERKRELANILMELKGKIPQMIIVTHDPELEVAGDKIIKVEKTATGSKITFTEGEYA
- the infC gene encoding translation initiation factor IF-3, coding for MKEGVISKKVEKTRVNEAIRAKEVLVIGPDGEKLGAMPTLKALQLAKEHGLDLVEVAPNANPPVCRIMDYGKYKYQQQKKAQEAKKKQKVIEVKEIKLRPRTDEHDINVRIKQARRFLEKGNKVKVVIMFRGREQAHLELGYAQLDKIYKAVEDIGEIERKPKKEGRDMFMILAPKRDKK